One part of the Sorangiineae bacterium MSr11954 genome encodes these proteins:
- a CDS encoding RNA-binding protein gives MGNRLYVGNLPFQADAAWLRSTFSASGDVTDVQLVSDRETGQSRGYAFVTMSSEAAASKAIANMNGSVVNGRTLKVNTADARPNPRGGDRAQDTDASRRKSR, from the coding sequence ATGGGAAATCGTCTCTACGTAGGCAATCTACCCTTTCAGGCCGATGCCGCCTGGCTTCGCTCGACGTTCTCCGCATCGGGTGATGTTACGGACGTTCAGCTCGTGTCGGACCGGGAGACCGGACAGTCGCGCGGTTACGCATTCGTTACCATGAGCTCGGAGGCAGCGGCCTCGAAGGCCATCGCCAACATGAATGGCTCCGTCGTCAACGGACGAACGCTCAAGGTGAATACAGCGGACGCGCGTCCGAATCCTCGAGGAGGCGATCGAGCGCAAGATACGGACGCGAGCCGACGGAAAAGCCGCTAG